In one window of Pseudomonas putida DNA:
- the pncB gene encoding nicotinate phosphoribosyltransferase has protein sequence MSESAFAERIVHNLLDTDFYKLTMMQGVLHNYPDADVEWEFRCRNGEDLRPYLGEIRRQIERLADLTLDDGQLTFLERISFLKPDFLRFLGLFRFNLRYLRIGIEHDQLFLRLRGPWLHVILFEVPLLAIISEVRNRHLHPQMRLNAARDQLHRKFDWLRANASEEELRALQVADFGTRRRFSSRVQEEVVRVMRDDFPARFVGTSNVDLAWKLDIKPLGTMAHEWIMAHQQLGPRLIDSQIAALDCWVREYRGLLGIALTDCITMDAFLGDFDLYFAKLFDGLRHDSGEPVAWAEKAIAHYRKLGIDPMTKTLVFSDGLDLPRTLQIFRALRGRINVSFGIGTNLTCDIPGVAPMSIVLKMTDCNGSPVAKISDEAAKTQCRDENFVAYLRHVFKVPSKE, from the coding sequence ATGAGCGAGAGCGCATTCGCCGAGCGCATCGTGCATAACCTGCTCGACACCGACTTCTACAAGCTCACCATGATGCAGGGCGTCCTGCACAACTACCCGGACGCCGACGTGGAATGGGAATTCCGCTGCCGCAATGGCGAAGACCTGCGCCCCTATCTGGGCGAAATCCGCCGGCAGATCGAACGGCTGGCCGACCTCACCCTCGACGACGGCCAACTGACCTTCCTCGAGCGTATCAGCTTCCTCAAGCCCGACTTCCTGCGCTTTCTCGGCCTGTTCCGCTTCAACCTGCGCTACCTGCGCATCGGCATCGAGCACGACCAGCTGTTCCTGCGCCTGCGCGGCCCGTGGCTGCACGTAATCCTGTTCGAGGTGCCGCTGCTGGCGATCATCAGTGAAGTGCGCAACCGCCACCTGCATCCGCAGATGCGCCTGAACGCTGCGCGCGACCAGCTCCATCGCAAGTTCGACTGGTTGCGCGCCAATGCCAGCGAAGAGGAGCTGCGCGCCCTGCAGGTCGCCGACTTCGGCACCCGCCGACGCTTCTCGAGCCGCGTGCAGGAAGAAGTGGTGCGGGTGATGCGCGATGACTTCCCGGCACGCTTCGTCGGCACCAGTAACGTCGACCTGGCATGGAAACTGGATATCAAGCCACTTGGCACCATGGCCCACGAATGGATCATGGCCCACCAGCAACTCGGCCCACGGTTGATCGACAGCCAGATCGCCGCACTGGACTGCTGGGTGCGCGAGTACCGCGGGCTGCTCGGCATCGCCTTGACCGACTGCATCACCATGGATGCATTCCTCGGCGACTTCGACCTGTACTTCGCCAAGCTCTTCGACGGCCTGCGCCACGATTCGGGCGAGCCGGTGGCCTGGGCGGAAAAGGCCATCGCGCACTACCGCAAGCTGGGGATCGATCCGATGACCAAGACCCTGGTGTTCTCCGATGGCCTGGACCTGCCGCGCACCCTGCAGATCTTCCGCGCACTGCGCGGTCGCATCAATGTCAGCTTCGGCATCGGCACCAACCTGACCTGTGACATTCCGGGTGTGGCGCCGATGAGCATCGTGCTTAAAATGACCGACTGCAACGGCTCGCCAGTGGCGAAGATTTCCGACGAAGCCGCCAAGACCCAATGCCGCGACGAGAACTTCGTCGCCTACCTGCGTCACGTATTCAAAGTCCCTAGCAAGGAGTAA
- the nadE gene encoding ammonia-dependent NAD(+) synthetase, translated as MQAVQQEIAQALKVQPPFADAAALEKEVARRVAFIKDCLANARLKTLVLGISGGVDSLTAALLAQRAVNELRAETGDQAYTFIAVRLPYQVQHDEHDAQACLEVIKADEVHTVDIAPAVRALAAEVVELKNGSPTLVDFVVGNVKARTRMVAQYTIAGARAGLVIGTDHAAEAVMGFFTKFGDGACDLAPLSGLVKNQVRAIARSFGAPESLVEKVPTADLEDLEPGKPDEASHGVTYKEIDAFLHGESVRQEAFDIIVATYRKTQHKRELPFAP; from the coding sequence ATGCAAGCCGTTCAGCAAGAGATTGCCCAGGCGCTCAAGGTACAGCCGCCCTTCGCCGACGCCGCCGCGCTCGAGAAGGAAGTGGCCCGGCGCGTGGCCTTCATCAAGGACTGCCTGGCCAACGCCCGGCTCAAGACCCTGGTGCTAGGCATCAGCGGCGGCGTCGATTCGCTGACCGCTGCCCTGCTCGCCCAACGCGCTGTCAATGAACTGCGCGCCGAGACCGGCGACCAGGCCTATACCTTCATCGCCGTACGCCTGCCCTACCAGGTACAGCACGACGAGCACGACGCTCAGGCCTGCCTGGAGGTGATCAAGGCAGACGAAGTGCACACCGTCGATATCGCCCCGGCTGTCAGGGCCCTGGCCGCCGAAGTGGTGGAACTGAAGAACGGTTCGCCGACCCTGGTCGACTTCGTCGTCGGCAACGTCAAGGCGCGCACCCGCATGGTCGCCCAGTACACCATCGCTGGCGCGCGCGCAGGCCTGGTGATCGGCACCGACCACGCCGCCGAGGCGGTGATGGGCTTCTTTACCAAGTTCGGTGATGGTGCCTGTGACCTGGCGCCGCTGAGCGGGCTGGTGAAGAACCAGGTGCGGGCGATCGCGCGCAGCTTCGGTGCGCCGGAATCGCTGGTGGAGAAGGTGCCGACTGCAGATCTGGAAGACCTGGAACCAGGCAAGCCGGACGAGGCATCGCACGGGGTGACCTACAAGGAGATCGACGCCTTCCTGCACGGTGAGTCGGTGCGCCAGGAAGCCTTCGACATTATCGTCGCCACCTACCGCAAGACCCAGCACAAGCGCGAACTGCCGTTCGCCCCTTGA
- the azu gene encoding azurin: MFAKAVAVSLLTLASASVFAADCKVTVDSTDQMSFNTKEFTVDKSCKTVEIELTHGGSLPKNVMGHNLVISKTADMQAIATEGMTQGLDKDYIKADNAAIIAHTKMIGAGEKDTIKLDTSKLEAGGDYSFFCTFPGHISMMKGKVVVK; encoded by the coding sequence ATGTTTGCGAAAGCTGTAGCGGTATCCCTGCTGACCCTCGCCAGCGCTTCTGTCTTTGCCGCCGACTGCAAGGTGACTGTCGACTCTACCGACCAGATGTCGTTCAACACCAAGGAGTTCACCGTCGACAAGAGCTGCAAGACCGTCGAGATCGAACTGACTCATGGTGGCAGCCTGCCGAAGAACGTCATGGGCCATAACCTGGTGATCAGCAAGACGGCCGACATGCAGGCCATTGCCACCGAGGGCATGACCCAGGGTCTGGACAAGGACTACATCAAGGCTGACAACGCTGCGATCATCGCCCACACCAAGATGATCGGCGCTGGCGAGAAAGACACCATCAAGCTGGACACCTCCAAGCTCGAAGCCGGTGGCGACTACAGCTTCTTCTGCACCTTCCCGGGCCACATCTCGATGATGAAGGGCAAGGTTGTCGTCAAGTAA
- a CDS encoding TIGR00730 family Rossman fold protein, with amino-acid sequence MPVRSVCVFCGASIGANPAYREAAIALGQAIAHRGLTLVYGGGAVGLMGIVADAAMAAGGEVIGIIPQSLMDAEVGHKGLTRLEVVDGMHARKARMAELSDAFIALPGGLGTLEELFEVWTWGQLGYHAKPLGLLDVNGFYEKLGGFLDHIVEEGFVRPQHRAMLLLGQQADELLDGMDSFIAPVAPKWVDHKPD; translated from the coding sequence ATGCCCGTACGTTCCGTCTGTGTCTTCTGCGGCGCCAGCATCGGCGCCAACCCGGCCTATCGTGAGGCCGCCATCGCCCTCGGCCAGGCCATCGCCCACCGCGGCCTGACTCTGGTCTACGGCGGTGGCGCCGTCGGCCTCATGGGCATCGTCGCCGATGCTGCCATGGCCGCTGGTGGCGAAGTCATCGGCATCATCCCGCAGAGCCTGATGGACGCCGAAGTCGGCCACAAAGGGCTGACGCGCCTGGAGGTGGTCGACGGCATGCATGCCCGCAAGGCGCGCATGGCCGAGCTCAGCGATGCCTTCATCGCCCTACCGGGTGGGCTGGGTACGCTGGAAGAGTTGTTCGAGGTCTGGACCTGGGGCCAACTGGGCTATCACGCCAAGCCGCTGGGGCTGCTGGATGTGAATGGCTTCTATGAAAAGCTTGGCGGCTTCCTCGACCATATCGTCGAGGAAGGTTTCGTGCGGCCGCAGCACCGGGCGATGCTGTTGCTCGGTCAGCAGGCGGATGAGCTGCTCGATGGCATGGACAGCTTCATCGCCCCGGTGGCGCCGAAGTGGGTCGATCACAAGCCTGATTGA